Proteins found in one Molothrus aeneus isolate 106 unplaced genomic scaffold, BPBGC_Maene_1.0 scaffold_35, whole genome shotgun sequence genomic segment:
- the LOC136570649 gene encoding class I histocompatibility antigen, F10 alpha chain-like isoform X1 → MAPALGLGVLWGLLGLLGNPGCATKVLHSLRYLNVAVSEPSPGIPRYMSIGYLDGIPFTRYDSERGRAEPLTQWIKDGVEQEYWDSVTQISVGNQHISARDLEILRERYNQSRGLHTNLIVRGCDLLSDGSVRGSERYSYDGRDFISFDLGSGRWVAADSAAEVTRRRWEEEGTVAERWTNYLKHECPEWLQKYVGYGQKELERKVPPDVHVSGREEHRTLILSCHAYGFYPNTIAVSWMKGGETLDQETEWGGIVPNSDGTFHTWARIEALPEEREQYRCRVEHPGMPEPGIFAWEPTSGGNLSMVVAVSVIAAILILIFIGFGVWKLQSGNTRDGGREGTRIHPAPFWESCDTDADPTLFPQGGGTGMDTTRQPVSSNGGSSSGSPLCGSQDGSWG, encoded by the exons ATGGCTCCagcgctggggctgggggtgctctgggggctcctggggctcctggggaacCCAGGGTGTGCGACCAAAG TTCTCCACTCCCTGCGTTACCTGAATGTGGCAGTGTCAGAGCCCAGCCCGGGGATCCCCCGGTACATGTCCATTGGGTACCTGGATGGGATCCCCTTCACGCGCTACGACagcgagcggggccgggcagagCCGCTGACACAGTGGATAAAGGATGGAGTCGAGCAGGAATATTGGGATAGTGTGACCCAGATCAGTGTGGGGAACCAGCACATCAGTGCCAGGGACCTGGAGATACTGCGGGAACGATACAACCAGAGCAGGG GTCTCCACACAAATTTGATAGTTCGTGGCTGTGATCTCCTGTCCGATGGGAGTGTTCGTGGATCTGAGCGGTACAGCTACGATGGACGGGATTTCATCTCCTTTGACCTGGGATCCGGGAGATGGGTGGCGGCCGACAGCGCTGCTGAGGTCACCAGGAGGcgctgggaagaggaagggacCGTGGCTGAGAGGTGGACGAATTACCTGAAGCACGAATGCCCAGAATGGCTCCAGAAATACGTCGGGTAtgggcagaaggagctggagcgCAAAG TGCCCCCTGATGTCCACGTGTCCGGAAGAGAGGAACACAGGACGCTGATCCTGTCCTGCCACGCGTACGGATTCTACCCCAACACAATCGCAGTCAGCTGGATGAAGGGGGGTGAAACCTTGGATCAGGAGACGGAGTGGGGTGGGATCGTTCCCAACAGCGATGGCACCTTCCACACCTGGGCCAGGATCGAGGCGCTGCCGGAGGAGCGGGAGCAGTACCGGTGCAGGGTGGAGCATCCCGGAATGCCAGAGCCCGGGATCTTCGCTTGGG AGCCGACATCTGGCGGGAATCTCTCCATGGTGGTTGCTGTGTCTGTCATCGctgccatcctcatcctcatcttcatcgGATTCGGCGTCTGGAAGCTCCAATCTGGTAACACACGGGATGGGGGTCGGGAAGGGACACGGATCCACCCAGCACCGTTCTGGGAATCCTGTGACACCGATGCTGATCCCACTTTGTTTCcacagggaggagggacaggaatGGATACAACCCGGCAGCCGGTGAGTTCCAATGGCGGATCCAGCTCTGGATCCCCTCTGTGCGGATCCCAGGATGGATCCTGGGGTTAA
- the LOC136570649 gene encoding class I histocompatibility antigen, F10 alpha chain-like isoform X2 translates to MAPALGLGVLWGLLGLLGNPGCATKVLHSLRYLNVAVSEPSPGIPRYMSIGYLDGIPFTRYDSERGRAEPLTQWIKDGVEQEYWDSVTQISVGNQHISARDLEILRERYNQSRGLHTNLIVRGCDLLSDGSVRGSERYSYDGRDFISFDLGSGRWVAADSAAEVTRRRWEEEGTVAERWTNYLKHECPEWLQKYVGYGQKELERKVPPDVHVSGREEHRTLILSCHAYGFYPNTIAVSWMKGGETLDQETEWGGIVPNSDGTFHTWARIEALPEEREQYRCRVEHPGMPEPGIFAWEPTSGGNLSMVVAVSVIAAILILIFIGFGVWKLQSGRRDRNGYNPAAGKDVGTNGLSTVITA, encoded by the exons ATGGCTCCagcgctggggctgggggtgctctgggggctcctggggctcctggggaacCCAGGGTGTGCGACCAAAG TTCTCCACTCCCTGCGTTACCTGAATGTGGCAGTGTCAGAGCCCAGCCCGGGGATCCCCCGGTACATGTCCATTGGGTACCTGGATGGGATCCCCTTCACGCGCTACGACagcgagcggggccgggcagagCCGCTGACACAGTGGATAAAGGATGGAGTCGAGCAGGAATATTGGGATAGTGTGACCCAGATCAGTGTGGGGAACCAGCACATCAGTGCCAGGGACCTGGAGATACTGCGGGAACGATACAACCAGAGCAGGG GTCTCCACACAAATTTGATAGTTCGTGGCTGTGATCTCCTGTCCGATGGGAGTGTTCGTGGATCTGAGCGGTACAGCTACGATGGACGGGATTTCATCTCCTTTGACCTGGGATCCGGGAGATGGGTGGCGGCCGACAGCGCTGCTGAGGTCACCAGGAGGcgctgggaagaggaagggacCGTGGCTGAGAGGTGGACGAATTACCTGAAGCACGAATGCCCAGAATGGCTCCAGAAATACGTCGGGTAtgggcagaaggagctggagcgCAAAG TGCCCCCTGATGTCCACGTGTCCGGAAGAGAGGAACACAGGACGCTGATCCTGTCCTGCCACGCGTACGGATTCTACCCCAACACAATCGCAGTCAGCTGGATGAAGGGGGGTGAAACCTTGGATCAGGAGACGGAGTGGGGTGGGATCGTTCCCAACAGCGATGGCACCTTCCACACCTGGGCCAGGATCGAGGCGCTGCCGGAGGAGCGGGAGCAGTACCGGTGCAGGGTGGAGCATCCCGGAATGCCAGAGCCCGGGATCTTCGCTTGGG AGCCGACATCTGGCGGGAATCTCTCCATGGTGGTTGCTGTGTCTGTCATCGctgccatcctcatcctcatcttcatcgGATTCGGCGTCTGGAAGCTCCAATCTG ggaggagggacaggaatGGATACAACCCGGCAGCCG gaaaagatgTGGGAACCAATGGCTTGAGCACAG TAATCACCGCCTGA